From a single Lolium rigidum isolate FL_2022 chromosome 7, APGP_CSIRO_Lrig_0.1, whole genome shotgun sequence genomic region:
- the LOC124674752 gene encoding fasciclin-like arabinogalactan protein 16, translated as MGAPLYGAVLLFLVLAAATADVVPEQQQQKQPALPSSQSAAGGAGSSSNSSTVGVNSNSVLVALLDSHYTELAELVEKALLLQSLEDAVGRGNVTIFAPRNQALEQELDPEFRAFLLEPRNLRSLQRLLLFHVLPSRLHSASGAWPAAGAASTARMTLSGEHLELSADTENSMLVGAAAVTKPDAVVRPDGVIHGIERLLVPRSVQEDFNRRRSLAAISAVLPTGAPEVDPRTHRLKKPAPPVPLGAPPVLPVWDAMAPGPSIAPAPAPGPNSGKAHFDGHSQVKDFIQTLVLYGGYNELADILVNLTSLATEMGRLVSEGYVLTVLAPNDEAMARLTTDQLSEPGSPENILYYHMVPEYQTEESMYNAVRRFGTVRYDTLRLPQKVTAREADGSVKFGHGEGSAYLFDPDIYTDGRISVQGIDAVLFPPVDDTAKTGGTVEAAPARKAPAVTGTAKSKLRRGRLLEGACQMMGVFVRRSRFTSCEY; from the coding sequence ATGGGCGCGCCGCTCTACGGCGCTGTCCTCCTCTTCCTGGTCCTCGCCGCGGCCACCGCGGATGTGGtgccggagcagcagcagcagaagcaGCCCGCATTGCCCTCCTCCCAGTCGGCGGCGGGTGGcgccggcagcagcagcaacagctctACGGTGGGGGTGAACTCCAACTCCGTGCTGGTGGCGCTGCTGGACTCGCACTACACGGAGCTGGCGGAGCTGGTGGAGAAGGCGCTGCTGCTGCAGTCCCTGGAGGACGCCGTGGGCCGTGGCAACGTCACCATCTTCGCCCCGAGAAACCAGGCCCTGGAGCAGGAACTGGACCCGGAGTTCCGCGCCTTCCTCCTCGAGCCGCGCAACCTGCGCTCCCTCCagcgcctcctcctcttccacgtcCTCCCCTCCCGCCTCCACTCCGCCTCGGGCGCCtggcccgccgccggcgccgcctccacCGCGCGGATGACGCTCTCCGGCGAGCACCTGGAGCTCTCCGCCGACACGGAAAACAGCATGCTCGTCGGCGCCGCGGCGGTGACGAAGCCGGACGCGGTGGTGCGGCCCGACGGCGTGATCCACGGCATCGAGCGGCTGCTGGTCCCGCGGTCCGTGCAGGAGGACTTCAACCGGCGGCGCAGCCTGGCGGCGATCTCGGCGGTGCTCCCCACGGGCGCGCCCGAGGTGGACCCGAGGACGCACCGGCTGAAGAAGCCGGCCCCGCCCGTGCCCCTCGGCGCGCCGCCCGTGCTGCCTGTGTGGGACGCCATGGCGCCCGGGCCCTCCATCGCGCCGGCGCCCGCCCCCGGGCCCAACTCCGGGAAGGCCCACTTCGACGGGCACAGCCAGGTGAAGGACTTCATCCAGACGCTGGTCCTCTACGGCGGGTACAACGAGCTGGCCGACATCCTGGTGAACCTCACCTCGCTGGCCACCGAGATGGGGCGGCTGGTGTCGGAGGGGTACGTGCTCACGGTGCTGGCGCCCAACGACGAGGCCATGGCGCGGCTCACCACCGACCAGCTCAGCGAGCCCGGCTCGCCCGAGAACATCCTCTACTACCACATGGTGCCAGAGTACCAGACGGAGGAGAGCATGTACAACGCGGTGCGGAGGTTCGGCACCGTCAGGTACGACACGTTGAGGCTGCCGCAGAAGGTCACCGCCAGGGAGGCCGACGGCTCCGTCAAGTTCGGCCACGGCGAGGGCTCCGCCTACCTCTTCGACCCGGACATCTACACCGACGGCAGGATCTCCGTGCAGGGCATCGACGCCGTGCTCTTCCCGCCCGTCGACGACACCGCCAAGACCGGCGGCACTGTCGAAGCCGCTCCCGCTAGGAAGGCCCCCGCCGTCACCGGCACCGCCAAGTCCAAGCTCCGACGAG